In Paroedura picta isolate Pp20150507F chromosome 1, Ppicta_v3.0, whole genome shotgun sequence, the following are encoded in one genomic region:
- the LOC143837095 gene encoding transmembrane protein 121-like isoform X1 gives MLRESDSFRARKMVPPPPINKPHVCLSTTLIMSSMVLMDAYLVEQNQGSRKMGICIMVSVGDICFLVVLRYVAVWVGAEVRTAKRGYAMILWFLYVFVLEIKVYFIYQNYKADRKSLDLIARKALTLLLSICIPALYVLLVATEHMEYVRTFKKKEDLRNRLFWVIVDMLDVLDIQANLWEPQKKGLPIWAEGLMFFYCYILLLVLPCVSLCEISMQGISIVPHRMMLYPMLSMLTINITTIFIRGSNMVFFRDIRVSGIFMGKNVLAIVLKVCMFVQYRKHLHVPTGSGTAELQHNSTSQPQPVMHLLKPQNQTACPEGLAQENT, from the exons atgctgagagaaagtgactcaTTCAGAGCCAGAAA GatggttcctcccccacccaTTAACAAGCCCCATGTCTGCCTCTCCACTACACTCATCATGAGCAGCATGGTGCTGATGGATGCCTATCTGGTAGAACAGAACCAGGGCTCCAGAAAGATGGGAATCTGCATCATGGTATCAGTGGGGGACATCTGCTTCCTGGTCGTGCTCAGGTATGTCGCAGTATGGGTTGGGGCTGAGGTGAGGACCGCTAAGCGAGGCTATGCCATGATCCTTTGGTTCCTATACGTCTTTGTGCTGGAGATCAAAGTCTACTTCATCTACCAGAACTACAAAGCAGATCGTAAAAGCTTGGACCTCATTGCCCGCAAGGCCTTGACCCTCCTGCTGTCTATCTGCATCCCGGCTCTCTATGTACTGCTAGTGGCCACAGAGCACATGGAGTATGTCAGGACGTTCAAGAAGAAAGAGGACCTGCGCAACCGCCTTTTCTGGGTCATTGTTGACATGTTAGATGTGCTGGACATCCAGGCCAATCTCTGGGAGCCCCAAAAGAAAGGGCTGCCCATCTGGGCTGAGGGCCTGATGTTCTTCTACTGCTACATCTTGCTTTTGGTTCTTCCGTGTGTCTCACTGTGTGAGATTAGCATGCAAGGGATCAGCATCGTGCCACACCGCATGATGCTCTACCCAATGCTGAGTATGCTCACCATCAACATCACCACCATCTTCATTAGGGGAAGCAACATGGTCTTCTTCAGGGACATCCGGGTCTCTGGCATCTTTATGGGGAAGAATGTCCTGGCCATCGTACTCAAGGTCTGCATGTTTGTGCAGTACAGGAAGCATCTGCATGTGCCTACAGGATCCGGCACAGCAGAGCTTCAACACAATTCCACTTCCCAGCCACAGCCTGTTATGCATCTACTAAAACCCCAGAACCAGACTGCCTGTCCTGAGGGGCTAGCCCAAGAGAACACATGA
- the LOC143837095 gene encoding transmembrane protein 121-like isoform X2, with the protein MVPPPPINKPHVCLSTTLIMSSMVLMDAYLVEQNQGSRKMGICIMVSVGDICFLVVLRYVAVWVGAEVRTAKRGYAMILWFLYVFVLEIKVYFIYQNYKADRKSLDLIARKALTLLLSICIPALYVLLVATEHMEYVRTFKKKEDLRNRLFWVIVDMLDVLDIQANLWEPQKKGLPIWAEGLMFFYCYILLLVLPCVSLCEISMQGISIVPHRMMLYPMLSMLTINITTIFIRGSNMVFFRDIRVSGIFMGKNVLAIVLKVCMFVQYRKHLHVPTGSGTAELQHNSTSQPQPVMHLLKPQNQTACPEGLAQENT; encoded by the coding sequence atggttcctcccccacccaTTAACAAGCCCCATGTCTGCCTCTCCACTACACTCATCATGAGCAGCATGGTGCTGATGGATGCCTATCTGGTAGAACAGAACCAGGGCTCCAGAAAGATGGGAATCTGCATCATGGTATCAGTGGGGGACATCTGCTTCCTGGTCGTGCTCAGGTATGTCGCAGTATGGGTTGGGGCTGAGGTGAGGACCGCTAAGCGAGGCTATGCCATGATCCTTTGGTTCCTATACGTCTTTGTGCTGGAGATCAAAGTCTACTTCATCTACCAGAACTACAAAGCAGATCGTAAAAGCTTGGACCTCATTGCCCGCAAGGCCTTGACCCTCCTGCTGTCTATCTGCATCCCGGCTCTCTATGTACTGCTAGTGGCCACAGAGCACATGGAGTATGTCAGGACGTTCAAGAAGAAAGAGGACCTGCGCAACCGCCTTTTCTGGGTCATTGTTGACATGTTAGATGTGCTGGACATCCAGGCCAATCTCTGGGAGCCCCAAAAGAAAGGGCTGCCCATCTGGGCTGAGGGCCTGATGTTCTTCTACTGCTACATCTTGCTTTTGGTTCTTCCGTGTGTCTCACTGTGTGAGATTAGCATGCAAGGGATCAGCATCGTGCCACACCGCATGATGCTCTACCCAATGCTGAGTATGCTCACCATCAACATCACCACCATCTTCATTAGGGGAAGCAACATGGTCTTCTTCAGGGACATCCGGGTCTCTGGCATCTTTATGGGGAAGAATGTCCTGGCCATCGTACTCAAGGTCTGCATGTTTGTGCAGTACAGGAAGCATCTGCATGTGCCTACAGGATCCGGCACAGCAGAGCTTCAACACAATTCCACTTCCCAGCCACAGCCTGTTATGCATCTACTAAAACCCCAGAACCAGACTGCCTGTCCTGAGGGGCTAGCCCAAGAGAACACATGA